The proteins below are encoded in one region of Halichoerus grypus chromosome X, mHalGry1.hap1.1, whole genome shotgun sequence:
- the PIN4 gene encoding peptidyl-prolyl cis-trans isomerase NIMA-interacting 4, whose translation MPPKGKSGSGKGGKGGASCGSDSSDKKAQGPKGGGNAVKVRHILCEKHGKIMEAMEKLKSGMRFNEVATQYSEDKARQGGDLGWMTRGSMVGPFQEAAFALPVSGLDKPVFTDPPVKTKFGYHIIMVEGRK comes from the exons ATGCCGCCCAAGGGAAAAAGTGGCTCCGGGAAAGGGGGGAAAG GGGGAGCATCCTGTGGGAGTGACAGTTCTGACAAGAAGGCTCAGGGTCCCAAAGGTGGTGGCAATGCAGTAAAG GTCAGACACATTCTGTGTGAAAAACATGGGAAAATCATGGAAGCCATGGAAAAGTTGAAGTCTGGAATGAGATTCAATGAAGTGGCCACACAGTATAGTGAAGATAAAGCCAGGCAAGGG gGCGACTTGGGTTGGATGACCAGAGGTTCCATGGTGGGACCATTTCAGGAAGCAGCATTTGCCTTGCCTGTGAGTGGGCTGGATAAGCCTGTGTTTACAGACCCTCCGGTTAAGACAAAATTTGGATATCATATTATTATGGttgaagggagaaaataa